A genomic window from Glycine max cultivar Williams 82 chromosome 17, Glycine_max_v4.0, whole genome shotgun sequence includes:
- the WRKY33 gene encoding WRKY transcription factor 33, which produces MAVDLANIRMEENMAIQEAASAGLKSMEHLIRVLSSQIPSASSSSSNAHHHRLNLNHLDCAEITDFTVSKFKQVINLLNRTGHARFRRAPSHPSPSISPSQPQPQPQPQPQTLTLDFAKPVMVKSNPNPNPSSTDLSVSQYSKTKDTTTFSISPPMSTTTSSFLSSITADGSVSDGKIGPAILAAGKPPLSSSHRKRCHDATLSAGKASSSAHCHCSKRRKSRVKRMIRVPAISSKIADIPADEYSWRKYGQKPIKGSPYPRGYYKCSSVRGCPARKHVERAQDDPNMLIVTYEGEHRHPQPRLPETSAGAAADFVSQPV; this is translated from the exons ATGGCAGTAGATCTGGCAAATATTAGGATGGAAGAGAATATGGCGATTCAAGAAGCAGCTTCCGCTGGGTTGAAGAGTATGGAGCATCTGATTCGCGTCCTTTCTTCTCAAATCCCTTCTgcttcgtcttcttcttctaaCGCACACCACCACCGTCTTAATCTCAACCACCTTGACTGCGCGGAAATCACCGACTTCACTGTCTCCAAGTTCAAACAAGTCATCAACTTGTTGAATCGCACCGGCCACGCTCGCTTTCGTCGCGCACCTTCTCATCCTTCTCCTTCAATTTCTCCCTCTCAACCTCAACCTCagccacaaccacaaccacagACGCTGACTCTTGATTTTGCAAAACCTGTTATGGTAAAGTCAAATCCCAACCCTAACCCTTCTTCTACCGATTTGTCGGTTTCTCAATATTCTAAGACCAAGGACACAACCACCTTTAGTATATCCCCTCCCATGTCCACCACCACTTCTTCCTTCCTGTCATCCATCACCGCCGACGGCAGCGTCTCTGACGGCAAGATCGGCCCCGCCATCCTCGCCGCCGGCAAGCCTCCTCTCTCCTCATCCCACCGGAAAAGGTGTCACGACGCCACTCTCTCCGCCGGAAAAGCCTCTTCCTCCGCTCACTGCCATTGCTCCAAGAGaag gaaATCTCGTGTGAAACGAATGATACGTGTGCCGGCGATAAGTTCGAAGATTGCCGATATCCCAGCGGACGAGTACTCGTGGAGAAAGTATGGTCAAAAACCAATCAAGGGATCACCTTACCCACG AGGGTATTATAAGTGCAGTAGCGTGAGAGGGTGTCCGGCGAGGAAGCACGTGGAGCGAGCCCAGGATGACCCCAACATGCTCATCGTTACCTACGAGGGAGAGCACCGTCATCCGCAACCGCGTCTGCCGGAAACTTCTGCCGGCGCCGCCGCGGATTTTGTCTCTCAGCCTGTTTAA
- the PIN2B gene encoding auxin efflux carrier component 2b isoform X1, translating to MITGKDIYDVFAAIVPLYVAMILAYGSVRWWKIFTPDQCSGINRFVAVFAVPLLSFHFISSNDPYAMNYHFIAADCLQKVVILGALFLWNTFTKHGSLDWTITLFSLSTLPNTLVMGIPLLKAMYGDFSGSLMVQIVVLQSVIWYTLMLFMFEYRGAKLLITEQFPETAGSITSFRVDSDVVSLNGREPLQTDAEIGEDGKLHVVVKRSAASSMISSFNKSHLTSMTPRASNLTGVEIYSVQSSREPTPRGSSFNQTDFYAMFASKAPSPKHGYTNSFQSNNGGIGDVYSLQSSKGATPRTSNFEEEMLKMHKKRGGRSMSGELFNGGLVSSNYPPPNPMFSGSTSAAGGPKKKDSSGGGGAVAPNKELHMFVWSSSASPVSEGNLRHAVNRAASTDFGTVDPSKAVPHETVASKAVHELIENMSPGRRGSGEREPEMDEGAKIPASGSPYTCQKKVDMEDGNANKNQQMPPASVMTRLILIMVWRKLIRNPNTYSSLLGLTWSLISFRWHIEMPTIVKGSISILSDAGLGMAMFSLGLFMALQPKIIACGKSVAAFSMAVRFLTGPAVIAATSIGIGLRGVLLHVAIVQAALPQGIVPFVFAKEYNLHADILSTAVIFGMLIALPITILYYVLLGV from the exons ATGATCACTGGTAAGGATATTTATGATGTTTTCGCGGCTATTGTGCCCCTCTACGTTGCTATGATATTAGCATACGGCTCAGTTCGGTGGTGGAAAATTTTCACACCTGATCAATGTTCTGGCATAAACCGCTTCGTTGCTGTGTTCGCagttccacttctttctttccacTTCATCTCCTCCAATGACCCTTATGCTATGAACTACCACTTCATAGCAGCTGATTGTCTTCAAAAAGTTGTCATTTTGGGTGCTCTCTTTCTATGGAACACCTTCACAAAACATGGTAGCCTAGACTGGACAATCACCCTCTTCTCACTTTCAACCCTTCCAAACACACTTGTCATGGGGATCCCTCTATTGAAGGCCATGTATGGAGACTTCTCAGGGAGCCTCATGGTCCAAATTGTGGTGTTGCAAAGTGTGATATGGTATACCCTCATGCTGTTCATGTTTGAATATAGAGGTGCAAAACTCCTCATCACAGAACAGTTCCCTGAGACTGCAGGCTCCATAACTTCCTTCAGGGTTGACTCAGATGTTGTCTCACTCAATGGTAGAGAGCCACTTCAAACAGATGCTGAGATAGGAGAAGATGGAAAACTTCATGTGGTTGTTAAAAGATCAGCAGCTTCTTCCATGATATCTTCATTCAACAAGTCTCATTTAACTTCCATGACACCAAGAGCATCTAACCTCACTGGGGTTGAGATCTATTCTGTTCAGTCATCAAGAGAACCAACCCCAAGAGGTTCGAGTTTCAACCAAACGGATTTCTATGCCATGTTCGCAAGCAAGGCACCGAGTCCAAAACATGGCTACACAAACAGTTTCCAGAGTAATAATGGTGGTATTGGTGACGTTTACTCGTTGCAGTCTTCAAAAGGGGCAACGCCAAGGACTTCTAATTTTGAAGAGGAGATGTTGAAGATGCACAAGAAGAGAGGAGGGAGGAGCATGAGTGGCGAGTTGTTTAATGGGGGTTTGGTTTCTTCTAATTACCCGCCACCGAATCCAATGTTTTCAGGGTCTACGAGTGCTGCTGGTGGCCCCAAGAAGAAAGATAGCAGTGGTGGCGGTGGTGCTGTAGCACCTAACAAGGAGTTACACATGTTTGTTTGGAGTTCAAGTGCATCACCTGTTTCTGAGGGGAATTTGAGGCATGCAGTTAATAGAGCTGCCTCTACTGACTTTGGAACTGTCGATCCTTCTAAGGCTGTTCCACACGAAACTGTTGCCTCAAAAG CTGTTCACGAATTGATTGAGAACATGAGCCCTGGTCGTAGAGGGAGTGGAGAGAGGGAGCCTGAAATGGATGAAGGAGCCAAAATTCCCGCAAGTGGATCTCCATACACTTGCCAGAAGAAGGTGGACATGGAAGATGGCAATGCAAACAAAAACCAACAGATGCCACCTGCAAGTGTCATGACAAGACTTATTCTCATCATGGTTTGGAGGAAACTCATAAGAAATCCTAATACTTACTCCAGTCTTTTGGGACTCACATGGTCTCTCATATCATTTAG GTGGCACATTGAAATGCCAACTATTGTAAAAGGTTCCATCTCAATACTGTCTGATGCTGGTCTAGGAATGGCCATGTTCAGTCTAG GTCTATTCATGGCATTACAACCGAAGATCATTGCCTGTGGAAAATCTGTGGCAGCATTTTCAATGGCTGTTAGGTTCTTGACAGGTCCAGCTGTGATTGCTGCAACCTCAATAGGCATCGGACTCCGTGGAGTTCTTTTGCATGTTGCAATTGTCCAG GCTGCTCTTCCCCAAGGTATCGTTCCCTTTGTGTTTGCCAAAGAATACAATCTCCATGCAGATATACTTAGCACtgc
- the PIN2B gene encoding auxin efflux carrier component 2b, with protein sequence MITGKDIYDVFAAIVPLYVAMILAYGSVRWWKIFTPDQCSGINRFVAVFAVPLLSFHFISSNDPYAMNYHFIAADCLQKVVILGALFLWNTFTKHGSLDWTITLFSLSTLPNTLVMGIPLLKAMYGDFSGSLMVQIVVLQSVIWYTLMLFMFEYRGAKLLITEQFPETAGSITSFRVDSDVVSLNGREPLQTDAEIGEDGKLHVVVKRSAASSMISSFNKSHLTSMTPRASNLTGVEIYSVQSSREPTPRGSSFNQTDFYAMFASKAPSPKHGYTNSFQSNNGGIGDVYSLQSSKGATPRTSNFEEEMLKMHKKRGGRSMSGELFNGGLVSSNYPPPNPMFSGSTSAAGGPKKKDSSGGGGAVAPNKELHMFVWSSSASPVSEGNLRHAVNRAASTDFGTVDPSKAVPHETVASKAVHELIENMSPGRRGSGEREPEMDEGAKIPASGSPYTCQKKVDMEDGNANKNQQMPPASVMTRLILIMVWRKLIRNPNTYSSLLGLTWSLISFRWHIEMPTIVKGSISILSDAGLGMAMFSLGLFMALQPKIIACGKSVAAFSMAVRFLTGPAVIAATSIGIGLRGVLLHVAIVQAALPQGIVPFVFAKEYNLHADILSTAYYFANPNDEM encoded by the exons ATGATCACTGGTAAGGATATTTATGATGTTTTCGCGGCTATTGTGCCCCTCTACGTTGCTATGATATTAGCATACGGCTCAGTTCGGTGGTGGAAAATTTTCACACCTGATCAATGTTCTGGCATAAACCGCTTCGTTGCTGTGTTCGCagttccacttctttctttccacTTCATCTCCTCCAATGACCCTTATGCTATGAACTACCACTTCATAGCAGCTGATTGTCTTCAAAAAGTTGTCATTTTGGGTGCTCTCTTTCTATGGAACACCTTCACAAAACATGGTAGCCTAGACTGGACAATCACCCTCTTCTCACTTTCAACCCTTCCAAACACACTTGTCATGGGGATCCCTCTATTGAAGGCCATGTATGGAGACTTCTCAGGGAGCCTCATGGTCCAAATTGTGGTGTTGCAAAGTGTGATATGGTATACCCTCATGCTGTTCATGTTTGAATATAGAGGTGCAAAACTCCTCATCACAGAACAGTTCCCTGAGACTGCAGGCTCCATAACTTCCTTCAGGGTTGACTCAGATGTTGTCTCACTCAATGGTAGAGAGCCACTTCAAACAGATGCTGAGATAGGAGAAGATGGAAAACTTCATGTGGTTGTTAAAAGATCAGCAGCTTCTTCCATGATATCTTCATTCAACAAGTCTCATTTAACTTCCATGACACCAAGAGCATCTAACCTCACTGGGGTTGAGATCTATTCTGTTCAGTCATCAAGAGAACCAACCCCAAGAGGTTCGAGTTTCAACCAAACGGATTTCTATGCCATGTTCGCAAGCAAGGCACCGAGTCCAAAACATGGCTACACAAACAGTTTCCAGAGTAATAATGGTGGTATTGGTGACGTTTACTCGTTGCAGTCTTCAAAAGGGGCAACGCCAAGGACTTCTAATTTTGAAGAGGAGATGTTGAAGATGCACAAGAAGAGAGGAGGGAGGAGCATGAGTGGCGAGTTGTTTAATGGGGGTTTGGTTTCTTCTAATTACCCGCCACCGAATCCAATGTTTTCAGGGTCTACGAGTGCTGCTGGTGGCCCCAAGAAGAAAGATAGCAGTGGTGGCGGTGGTGCTGTAGCACCTAACAAGGAGTTACACATGTTTGTTTGGAGTTCAAGTGCATCACCTGTTTCTGAGGGGAATTTGAGGCATGCAGTTAATAGAGCTGCCTCTACTGACTTTGGAACTGTCGATCCTTCTAAGGCTGTTCCACACGAAACTGTTGCCTCAAAAG CTGTTCACGAATTGATTGAGAACATGAGCCCTGGTCGTAGAGGGAGTGGAGAGAGGGAGCCTGAAATGGATGAAGGAGCCAAAATTCCCGCAAGTGGATCTCCATACACTTGCCAGAAGAAGGTGGACATGGAAGATGGCAATGCAAACAAAAACCAACAGATGCCACCTGCAAGTGTCATGACAAGACTTATTCTCATCATGGTTTGGAGGAAACTCATAAGAAATCCTAATACTTACTCCAGTCTTTTGGGACTCACATGGTCTCTCATATCATTTAG GTGGCACATTGAAATGCCAACTATTGTAAAAGGTTCCATCTCAATACTGTCTGATGCTGGTCTAGGAATGGCCATGTTCAGTCTAG GTCTATTCATGGCATTACAACCGAAGATCATTGCCTGTGGAAAATCTGTGGCAGCATTTTCAATGGCTGTTAGGTTCTTGACAGGTCCAGCTGTGATTGCTGCAACCTCAATAGGCATCGGACTCCGTGGAGTTCTTTTGCATGTTGCAATTGTCCAG GCTGCTCTTCCCCAAGGTATCGTTCCCTTTGTGTTTGCCAAAGAATACAATCTCCATGCAGATATACTTAGCACtgc